The segment CGAAAGATCTTCCAAATAAATTCTTTTGAATATCTTTACATTTAGTACTGCCAAACTCTTCTTCAAATTTTTGATAAAGTTTCATTGCAACTTTCATAGCTTTTTGATAATTAATCGAAGAGAATGTAACTTCTAATTTTTCTCTACCATATGCTAGACCTATAGCCATTATTGCGCCTAATAATGCTCCGCAGGTTTCTCCCATTCTTGCAATACCTCCAGCAAGAGCACTTGCTGCTTTGAATGCTTCTCCATTACCTAAATTAAGATGCTCTTGAA is part of the Nitrososphaerota archaeon genome and harbors:
- a CDS encoding C-GCAxxG-C-C family protein, which gives rise to MSISEILEKIEKTAYEYDKVYHGCSQCTLKAIQEHLNLGNGEAFKAASALAGGIARMGETCGALLGAIMAIGLAYGREKLEVTFSSINYQKAMKVAMKLYQKFEEEFGSTKCKDIQKNLFGRSFDLNNPKDLEEFIKINAYEKCAKVVGKTARIAAEIILTSKDE